The following proteins come from a genomic window of Macaca thibetana thibetana isolate TM-01 chromosome 15, ASM2454274v1, whole genome shotgun sequence:
- the TMEM252 gene encoding transmembrane protein 252: MQNRTSLVLCALALLMGFLMVCLGAFFISWDSIFNCQGSLIAAYLLLPLGFVILLSGIFWSNYRQVTERKGVLRHVLGQHLAHGALPLATVDRPDFYPPAYEESLEVEKQNCPAEREASGIPPPLYTETGLEFQDGNDSHPEAPPSYRESIAGLVVTATLEDAQRQGQEC; the protein is encoded by the exons ATGCAGAACAGAACTAGCCTCGTTCTCTGTGCTCTTGCCCTCCTGATGGGTTTCCTGATGGTCTGCCTGGGGGCCTTCTTCATTTCCTGGGACTCCATATTCAACTGTCAGGGGAGCCTGATTGCGGCCTATTTgcttctgcctctggggtttGTGATCCTTCTGAGTGGAATTTTCTGGAGCAACTACCGCCAGGTGACGGAACGCAAAGGAGTGTTGAGGCATGTGCTTGGACAACACCTTGCTCATGGGGCCCTGCCCCTGGCCACAGTGGACAG GCCAGACTTTTACCCTCCAGCTTATGAAGAGAGCCTTGAGGTGGAAAAGCAGAACTGTCCTGCAGAGAGAGAGGCCTCTGGCATTCCTCCACCTCTATATACAGAGACGGGCCTGGAATTCCAGGATGGAAATGACTCCCACCCAGAGGCCCCACCATCTTATAGAGAGTCCATAGCCGGCCTGGTGGTGACAGCAACCTTAGAGGATGCCCAGAGGCAAGGCCAAGAGTGCTGA